TCTCTGAAAGAATATGATGTCGCTTTTTGTGTCCTTGATGTTATCAGGAGGATTCATTTCctatacagaaaaaaacaacattaCCTAATTATTTCAGGACATGAACAATTTGAATATATGAAGTTTGTTTTGAAGTATATTACTGAACAGAACCAAAGTAGTTTTGCTTCTCAAGAGTTACATAAAAAAATCTCTGAACAGCAATACTGACCTCCTCTCCTTCTTAACTCCGAATCTCCTATTCTCCCTGTCATGGGATGCATATTCAGGTCCAGGCCTCTAGTTTTCCCCTATTCATCAAACAGCTTACTTCTCTCCTCTCCCATTGAGTGGTGTCCACATTTGCTCAAGATGAAGTAGAGTTCCAGCAAAGACCACAAGCTTTTTGGGCTAATGTCAGTTTCTGTCCTCTATAACTATTCACAGCTAAAGACGTTGATGACCTCCTCCCATAAACTTAGGCTAgttctagtttctttttctttttgctttgagacagggtctcactctgttgcccagtcagAAGCGCAGTggtgaaatcatagctcactgcagccttgaactcctgggatcaagcaatccccctgcctcagcttcctgagtagctgggattgtaagtatacaccaccacatttggctaatttttaaaatttatttttgtagagaaagggtcagGGGgtatctcactttgttgcctaggctggtcctgaactcctggcctcaagtgatcctcccacttcggcctcccaaagtgctgggattccaggtatgagccaccatgcctggcctggccagTTCTCGTTTCTGAGCCAACTGTGAGAGAGACAGGAAGTGCCAGGAATCTTAGCTTACTCTTTCAGTGGAGCCTGAAATTAAAACTTACTGTGAATAGACCCAATACTTGTTGTAGGGCTAGGCCCTGGGTTCCTGTATAAGCCTGCTGTATTGGCTCAGTTGGCAGCCCTTGACTCTGCCTCCCTGCCAAGCACTCCAGTTCCATAGTAGTCTTGAATTTCTGTCCTGAATATGGTCTACTTGGCTGGGCCCTGCCCTAGAAGGCCAAATGCAGATTCTTGTATGTTTCAGTCACAGAATAGGGTCCTGTGACAAATGGTTAGATTACTTGAAACAATAATCTTGCAGGTTATCCAACTGGTAGTGCTGCCTGCACTTTTCCTGTTAGTGCAGCATGTCTATTTTGCAGGATGGATCAGAACATGTGGGCACCACCTAAGGTTCTTCCATGGTAATCCTGGAACCAGTAGATGTTTTGGACTTAATTTTGGCCTCATGGCAGCACAGATTCCCATGATCCTAAGCACTGATAGAGAAACCTCCAGAATTAAAATAGCATTTCTTCATCCTCCTAAGATGCCTGAAAGACTCTGGGTGGTGGAGGTCACCTCCAACTTCTCAATCAGTTGTGGAATCGATAGTCATAACTCTTGACCTTTATTCTTTATCAACAAGTGTGGGTCTTAAGTTGATGAAAGTATAAACTAGTTTCCCTGTTGGCACCCACTTCTGCAGCTGTCTACAATATACCACAATTTAGGAAGAGACCCTAAGCTGTGGGCATCAATTTGGAACTAATCTGAAATCTAATGTATAAATGAGAAATAATCCATAGCCAAAACTTCAAAAGCTCTAGTAACATTAGAGAGGAAGATGAACCAGTATAGAAATTTACAGttgagctgggtgcggtggctcacgcctgtaatcccagcactttgggaggctgaggtgggcggatcacaagttcaggagatcgagaccatcctggctaacacggtgaaaccccgtctctactaaaaatacaaaaaattagctgggcgtggtggcaggcgcctgtagtcccagctgctggggaggctgaggcaggagaatggcctgaacccaggaggcagagcttgcagtgagccgagattgtgccactgcactctagcttgggtgacagagcaagactctgtctaaaaaaaataaaataaaataaaaaaagaaacttacattTGAAAGTGAGAGTGTGGATAGGTAGAACAGGTGATCTCTTTAATCACAGTTATTGCACATTTCAGAATAGAGGTAAGGACATCCTTGGGCAGTAGCTTTCCTAGTTTTGATGTTGACCACTCCCAGCCATCATACGGAAGGTACACAGCAAATGGATGTGAAAGCAATCCCAATGACGTTGGAGAACCCCCAACTTGGAAAGCCCTACCTGGTGAAACTTGAGTGCTCCAAGgggaaagggattttttttttttttttttttttttacatcagaaGGGGTTGAATCTGAATCCAGGGAAAGTTGATATTGACCTAACATCTCCCAAGTGCACTGGAAAGTCTGAGGGAACCCTGGCCAAGCCtggatatagatacatatatacatgtatatgtatatatatgaaacagACACTGACAGTAACCTCTCAAAGCAAATCCCTCTTAGAGTTGTCAAGGTTCTTGACCAAAGAACTTTATAGGACTTTATAGCTAGTAATCAACAGTGAAAGGTGAGCACATAAGAGCAGccagttttatctttttcttttttctttttttttttttgagatgaagtctcattctgttacccaggctggagggcagtggtgtgatctcggctcactgcagcctacacctcctggtttcaagcaattctcctgcctcaggctcacaagtagttgggattacaggtgcgtgccaccatgcctggctaatttttgtatttttttttagtagagacagggtgtcgccatgttggccaggctggtcttgaactcctgatctcaagtgagacacttgccttgccctcccaaagtgctgggattacaggcatgagccaccatgcctggcctgttgtaTCTTATTATCTAGAACCTAGGCCACTTTTATAACCACTGCTAAGATCCTTATTAGTGACAGGAAAAGGGATTAAAGACAAGGGGTAAAACTGGTCCTAGTCCACCCctcactctctccctccctccaactAATATTTGCTGAGTTCCTTCCAGAAGCAGATTTGCTATGATGCTGATGAAGCTTAAATGTCAGATTCCCTCATTTGCACAGATCTCTTTAAGCCACCCCCcgccctttttaaaatttgaattaaattATTAAGCTTATGCCTTTGgtaattttacattctttttttttttttcttgagaccgagttttgctcttgttgcccaggctggagtgcaatgacacgatcttggctcaccgcaacctcttcctcccgggttcaaaagattctcctgcctcagcctccccagtagctgggattacaggcatgcgccaccacgcccagctaattttgtatttttagtagagatggggtttctccatgttggtcaggctggtcttgaactcctgacttcaggtgatctgcctgccttggccccccaaagtgctgggattacaggtgtgagccaccatgcccagccacattctttttctttaaaagggcCATCAAAATTGAATAAACTTCAGGCTCCCCCAAATATGGATTTGCCCAATTCCTACTAAGTGCCAAGCATTATTTCCATCTTCTTAACATTGTCACCAGTCTCCCTCAACAAGAATCCACTTGTAGGTTCGGACTTATCCCAGTTTCTGAATCTGCCTCTGCAGCTGAGTTTTCCTCTATCCCACATAGCTTGAGCTTGGCCATCTCCTTCCCTTCTAATTATGTTGCTCAGTAACAGCATGCTTAACCCTTTCCACCCTACCCTTCCATCCCAGGCCTCTTATGCCATTTTGATAACTAAGCTGCCTGTCAGGTCTAGAATGGGGACTCCAAATTGTCACCTGAAGGGGTGGCACTCTGGTTGGAGGGAGATAGCTGAGGGATTTGTCTGGGGGCTGTATCTGTTGCATATGCACTGTTCTTACTTGGATTATATTTTAGAGTGGCTTTTTTCTCCCTCCCAAGTTGCCCCTTGGTACCTTCACTAAGGTCATATCCTAACTGTCTTTCAGTGGGGACTGGGTGGGCATGAAAGCAGTTATTTATCGGGCAAATATCCACTCAAAAAGAGTCTTCATGACATGGAATTCTCCTCTGAAGCATTGCCAATTTGTAAGCATCCCTGGCTACTCTTACTGGCTCAGTCTGTAGCTATAGTTAATTGTGGTTTATCTAACAATAATagaggaaatagagaaaaataatagagaataatAATGGAGAATAATAGAGAAAAAGTAGAGGCCAGAAATACTTTATACCTGGCTTTCAGATAATTATAGCATTACTTTTACAGCTGATCTCATAACTTTTATTCAATtacattaacattaaaaataacatacaTCAGCTGGAAGCTGAAGCTTGTGTCTAAGACTTAGGCTGAGGATCAGCAACAAAACAACTAGGGATTAAAATATTATCATAATTTACAAAGGTGTAGAAATACAGAAGGATAATTAGCTTCATTCTTCATAGCAGAACTCATTCTGGAAAGTCACATGTTATTCTTAAATGTATAACTCACATATGTATTCTACAGTATTATTTGTATAAAGACTGATTATTCAGTAGATGCAGGTCATAAAACAAGTGTTGTATCTCCTCTTCCCTGTGACAGGCTCAGAAAAACCACCGTTATCATAATAGGTAAAGAGTTTGATAATTTTTAGTAAGTATTCATTTTAATGGTTCTCTGCTTCTTGTTATTTCTGTTCTAGACAAAAGGTTGGTCTGAGGATATTTGAGTTttcttattatattatttatattaacattagaaataatgttatatttctaattatattaaatatattaacatgATTGAAAACAAAGTAAGGCTCAGTCTTAccttaaaggaaataattttgttcTCACAGGAGAGAGTTGAAATTTTCTCACACTTCACAGAGATGGTTACAGCCATACCTCTAGGCTGGCTGTCTTTATACATACTTATAATAAATATGGTCCGGGGTGCATTAtctgaaataaatataatgaGAACTCTAGTTAGAAGAATTTTTGCACAGGAACATTTGCGGAAATTTAACCAAAGGATAGTCCTTAATACACCTGTTCTCACTTTGAGACTTGGCCAGTCTGCAGGAGACTATGTACAGCTGgtcagacatttttaaaaacacagttcaggcctggcacagtgtctcatgcctgtaatcccagcatttaaaagttaaaaacaacctTTTATAATCTATATCGTTAAAATACTCATAAACGTTGCAGCATGTGTGTTGTAACACATATTAAACTGTGGAGTTGtttgtttgggaggccgaggcaggcagatcacttgaggtcaggggtttgagaccagcctggccaacatggtgaaaccccaactctattaaaaatacaaaaattagccaggtgtaagtggtgtgtgcctgtaatcccagctactcgggaggctgaggcattagaatcgcttgaacctaggaggcggaggttgtagtgagccgagatcacaccactgcactgcacttcagcctgggcgacagagtgaaactgcgtctcaaacaaacaaacaaccccacagTTTAATGTGTATCACAACACACACACTGCAACTTTTTCGAGTATTTTAAAGATGTGAATTCTAAAagattgtttttaacttttaaatgctaaataaaatatttaaaatatatgttaaggtaagtattcagtatttttaaagaatgcaCATTCACTGCTTCAACTCAGCCTAACTTTGATATTTGGAATTCGTATTTTGGAAGGCACAGTAGActtgatcattttcttttctttttaagtttttttttttttttttttttttttggttttagagacaaggtctctatatcacccaggctggagtgcaatggctattcacaggtgcgatCATAGTGTACtacagcctcaaagtcctggcctcaagcaatcctcctgcttgagcctcccaagtagctaggattacagatagatgccaccacacctggcaacttAATCCTTTTCTCTTGTACTCTAAAGTTTCTGGGGGAAGACAGACTCATTtgaaatgtgtgtgtatttatttttaatattttgaaaactatcAGCATTTTCAGCTGTAACAAGCAGGGATTAAGCACCCAACTATAGAGGTTTTAAACAGTTAATGCAATCACAATAAAGGGATTGGTGATTCAAAGGCAGGCTCAGAGAGGCATGACCCCTAGCAATGTCTTATTGTATCCAATTTTTAACCCCATCTAAAAAACGTGGATGCCTTATAAAGTTTCTTGTAAGTGAAATTATTGTTACTCCTGTGACTTTTCATCTAAAGATTGGGACTAGCACAGAAAAATGTAAGCAGTAAAACAGAATGGGAAGAAGTAGCTAGTCATTTCTATGTTtacgaattaaaaaaaaatacctctacAGTCAGAATCAGTCATATCTTCAAATAGGGGCCGATTTCCTTGGTCAATGAAGAGAACTTGGTCATTCAAATTTCTTAGGATTGATAATTTAGATTCCATCTTGCAAAAGTAATCTGATTCCAGGTTTTCTACAATAAACattaaatctcatttaaaaatacatactttctttgttaattgacaaataagtatgctatatattttagttttctaaaaCTATTAATGACAATCTTCTGTTCCAGAAGTAGCTACAATAAAGTTGCCTATTGTTTTTTAACCTGCTCTCAAAGGCACACTCAATTTCTTGTTACCATTCAGAACTACTCTGCCTCTGAAGTGTTATCTTCAAATATCCTACTTTCTGACCAGTCTCTTACCCTTTTAGTTTTCCTACACTTTTACTCCAACTCTATGTGTTCTTAAATTTCACAACATCTTCCAGTCTCCTGACTCTTGTATTTCCTCTCTATCTAACCTCTTCctgtcttcccttcctcccctgtGCAGCTGGATCTCAGAGTTCATTTTTTCTACCATTTTGCCAGGATATTAAATCCCTGACTTATTTGTCTTTCTGCTACAAAACTCCAAACTTGGCTGCTGAGTGCTGCTGGTGAACAGTGGCACAAGGGTTCAAATCGGTGCCATTACAAGCATATCAATTGTCAatacttcttttgttttccagttcAGCACTCTCTCCCATAGCTGATAGCCgcaatttcaaattttctttgctctcttCAGGACCTCGACACCatcatctctgttttcattttcagcaAATGATTTCCTGCTACTCCAGGTACAAATTTAACTCTGGCAGCACCAgttatttcctctcttccttttgtcCCAAGGGGAAATGCGAAGGTGCCATTTCTGGTGTCTAGGGCTGATCCCATTTGTGCTCGCCATGTACCCTCTACTGAAGCTTTGATTTACCAATCATCCTTTCTCTTCTatcaacccagcaattctacctCCTGAGTTTTATCCTGAAGAAAAAATCAGACAAATTTGTGAACATTTTTGTACAGGAATGCTTATGGGAACATtgttaataacaacaacaaactggAAACAAGCATTCACCAATTAGGAATTGATTaaataaaatgggcaaagatatgccCTTATTGTGAGATATCATGAACTTAATATAACTGCAATTACTCGTTGCCATGGAGAGATGTCCATATATATCACTAACTGGAAAAAGCAGCTTAGGTATAGTACAAtcccttttaataaaaatataagcatttctgtgtctgtatatatatatatatatatatatatagaaagaagtGTAGAAATATTGTATCAAAATGGTAGCTATCATTATTTCTgggtggtttttatatttttgtctttcatattatttttttcattgcctCAATTAGTTACAATGAACACATTATTTTCATAATCAAAAAAAGCACAAAGCTCTTTGAGAtttaaaactgctccatcaacCCAATCCCACTTTGCAGCCAGTCTTGTTTCTCTCCTCCTTTTAACAGCCAAGCTTTTAGCAAGAATTGTCTGTATCATTTCTTCACCTTCCATTCACTGTTTCACTCATTGcaatctgcctctgcctccaagctGCTTTCATTGAGATCACCATACTCCTTGTTGCTAAATCTAAAAGCTGTGTTCTGGCCCTTGATTCTCAAGGCTGCAAAATTCAACACAACACCTATCCCCTCAATCTTGAAATGCTCTCCTGGGAGTTGGGGGAATTCTCTTcgtttttcttcttcccttttggtTAGTCTGCTCTCTGTTCTTTATTAGCTTCTTTCTACTGCATCCTTTAAATGTAGGTATTCCCCCCAGTTTAGTACTTGGCTTTTACTCTCTCACTTTACACATTTCCTCTGATTTGTCTTTTTATCTCTATAGATTCAAATGCCATTTCTATGCATAAGCCTTCAATATCTCTATCTCCAGCCCAAATCTTTGTCCTGAGCTCAGAACCACATGTAGAAGAGTTTTTGGACATCTCCACTAGGATGTTCCACAAACATCTCAGATCCAAAACTAAATGCATCATCCATCCTCCCCTTTGTATACACAAAAACCTGCTCTTCCTCCCTTGTTTCCTATTTCACTGAATGGTACAAATTGCCTAAGTGAAAAATGTAGGCATcatcttttctactttcttctcctttccaagTCCAACCCTAAATCATGTCCTCTTGATTCTCCCAAGTGTTTCTAAAATCCATTCACAGCTCCTCATCAGCACTCCCCTATGTCTACCATCATGTCTTGTAAGAACTAAAATAATAGCCTCTCAACCCTTTTGTCCTTCTCACCCCACACCATCAATTCTTTATACCAAAGCcagaatgatattttaaaaatatattatttctgaattttaaagagTCATATGGCTACCTGGAATAAAGATTATACTTTCCAGATTTCCTTGCACTTGGTGTGGCCATGTGATTAAATTCTAGTCAATGGAATATGAGGGGAATTGATGTGTTTAACTTCCAATTAGAGTCTTTGAAAGGAATGAGCCTGACTTCTCTTATCTTGACTCTTTCTTGATAACTGGGATATGAACCCAGGAAGTATGATGATTTTCAACTATGTGAGTGAGATCAACAACTGGGGGATGGTGGGTAACAAGACTGAAGAAAGCTGGGGGTCCCAGTATCATCAGGTTGCTTCCAGCCATACTGCTTCTGAGCGGCCTACTTAGACTTTCTTTGAGACAAAAATTCTCTATCTTATTCAGCTACTGTATCTTTGGATGTCTTTGTTACAACAAACTAATCTTTACCCTAGCTAATACATATTGTGCTTCATTAACCCTATTATCTCCAAGATAAAGTCCAAATTTCACATCTTGTCTTGCTCTACACCCTGTTTATCACTCTGGCTTCTCTCACCAGCCTTCTACTCCTACTCTACTTCCATTCTGAATTACCCTGAATTCATCATAAATGCCATGGTGTCTTTCAGATCTTGGCCTTTGAATGTGGTCTTCTTGCGCCACCCATTCCTATCTCCTCTACTTCCAGAATTTTctgccccccctcccccccaaccCGGGAACCTCCCAGGCTTCTTCCAAAAGCATTTCTGAGAGGAGGTGTTACCGATTTTGGACAATTCTAATGCTTCAATCCCTTTTTGCTATGCAACGCTCCCCCCGCAACAGAATCCATGACTTCGTGCTAATCTTAGGACCTATGAAACAGGCAAAGTCTA
The nucleotide sequence above comes from Symphalangus syndactylus isolate Jambi chromosome 3, NHGRI_mSymSyn1-v2.1_pri, whole genome shotgun sequence. Encoded proteins:
- the IL18 gene encoding interleukin-18 isoform X2, yielding MAAEPVEDNCVNFVAMKFIDNTLYFIENLESDYFCKMESKLSILRNLNDQVLFIDQGNRPLFEDMTDSDCRDNAPRTIFIISMYKDSQPRGMAVTISVKCEKISTLSCENKIISFKEMNPPDNIKDTKSDIIFFQRSVPGHDNKMQFESSSYKGYFLACEKERDLFKLILKKKDELGDRSIMFTVQNED
- the IL18 gene encoding interleukin-18 isoform X1 translates to MAAEPVEDNCVNFVAMKFIDNTLYFIAEDDENLESDYFCKMESKLSILRNLNDQVLFIDQGNRPLFEDMTDSDCRDNAPRTIFIISMYKDSQPRGMAVTISVKCEKISTLSCENKIISFKEMNPPDNIKDTKSDIIFFQRSVPGHDNKMQFESSSYKGYFLACEKERDLFKLILKKKDELGDRSIMFTVQNED